The following is a genomic window from Neodiprion virginianus isolate iyNeoVirg1 chromosome 1, iyNeoVirg1.1, whole genome shotgun sequence.
AAGATAATTACACGATTAGGATCAAACTCTCGATTTCAAGATTCCCCAACTTTCACGAGTGTGTTTTCGGCTGTTTATCAACCTGGATCAATCTCTCTTCCCAACAGGTAGAAATTTTCCTGCAGATACGCTCTCGataaattgcaataaaataaagtCTCGTAAGAATATCGAATGAAACGACGAATTAAAACGTTCAGACAAATCACCTGCTGGAGCTTATAGTGGTTGATGATGTCCTGATCCGCAGGACAGCTTTGCAGGAAGGCGTCGAGCCTGTACATGTGATGCATGTATCTCCATAGGTGTACGAGGGTTTCGGGTATCTCAAAGTCGGCGAAATACTTCCCGGCGACCCTGATGTGCTGCAAACGTGGCATCAATTCGCAATCGAAACAGCACATCGTATCGCCGGTTAGGAAACGCGTTCCCTTGCGCCCGAGATGCTCGTCGATTTTACGCAAATGCGACATTAGCGACGAGTACTTCGGGTCCTTGTCCTTGTCCTTGGCGTTGAGCAGCATCAGCTTCAGTTTCTGTACGAATAATCGAAGAATTAATTACTATCGGGATTTAGATTAAATTAAAGAAAACTCTTCGTTTTCATTTCCGAATCAATCGTGTATTGTGTATAGCTTTACTCACGCTGAAGAGGTTTTCGACCAGCGTGGCGACTTCCTTGTCCTGTACGAAAAGGTTGTGACCACCCGGTACGTTCTTCATGATGTGTCGTTCgatcttttcattttccaaaatcgcaTCCCCGTTGTCGATCAGGATCGGTGGCGGCGTGGCTTGGAAATTTGTGCGGAAGTCCGGTGGAGGTTTTTGCATATCGACGGTTGTCACTTTCAGGGATATTGTCTTGAGCTCCGCCAGCAGGTACAAATCCATAAAGTACTCTTGGCAAAAGAGGCACGCGCCTTTTCTGCGGCCATCGATAGTCGAGGCCTGAAAACATATTGCGAAAATATACATCCAGAGAGCCTGACAATTACGTTGACTCTTATCTTCGGCTTTTTGGTTCAAGCCCATGCACGTTTGAGAGTCGAAAGGTTCGGTGTCAAGTAGCTTTAAAGCTCTTTTAAGGCTTTGGGCTGCTGCAGGAAACAAACGTATAGGAAATTGGATATCGGATGTCGCGGCAACGAGAcacgaaaaaaagaagacactATTCTCTCAGGGTACGTGTgtgcctctctctctctctctttttctctctcttggAATAAGAATTCAAGCGCATGGTAGTTTCTAAAAATAACCCGCGTATTGCTGCCCGTACTTTCTGTATATAAtaagtttatttttgtgtGCCCGATGCTGCATCTCTCGAGGGAAGAAGCTTATGTACATATCATATggttatatgtacatacatgtgtacatTCACACACGTTATTATAGGTGCCTCTCTGCATATTATGGCGTTGCCGCATCGCGAGGTATGTCGGTACAGTTATCCTGGCAGATGGCTGCTACAATCTCAAACggtcttttttttcacgcttTTTGTCCTCTTCTTGCTTACCGTGCAAACAACTTGCagtacccccccccccccccccctccccccgccgCATCGCGTACCCAATTTTGCAGGGAACGTGTTACTACAGACTCTGTAATTACGTTAATTCAAGCACAATCAATGTTACGAGGTATTACTCTGTtatgtttttgaatttgattcgtatgaagaaaattttagagATTCAATTGCACGAGGAATAAATGCGATTTATGTGTCAACCAATTGCCATTTTGAGAATAATTGTGTGTAGCGGAGTAACAGCATGTAGGAAATTTCGTTCATTTGCTggttcaaaaattaataaccaTGGGAGAAAACTGTTTGTACAATAAATCACATAGACGGCGTATTGTTGTATTCCGAGTGATTTAAGCAATGACAACGGAAAAAGAGCGAaggggttaaaaaaaaaaaaaaaactaaaaccttatttcgagtaccgagttcgggatgaaaaattgcgtcgttatataataatgtaagCATGAAAACGCGATTATGGCACCAAAGAATTTTCAGTTCATccaactaattgtaaataaaagatGAATAATCGTTATATTACAGCGacgataattaaattaatgatTCCAACGCGCGTGGAGAATAATTCGGTAGGTTGTGACGTCACTTAATGCAAACACCAAATCACGCATTGTTTGTTATATGTTCCGTAAAAGGTGCGAGCGTGgcggtaaagaaaaaagacgacacaaaaaaaaaaaaaaaatagtatgagtaagaaaagaaagaaaaacggtagaaacaaggaaagaaatatcaaGAAAATGATTCACCGTAACAAaggatattatatatatatatacacatataggAGTCACATGGGAATATGAAGTCACGGCTTGTTCGTTTCTTTACGGCGACAAGGAGGCGACACGCACGCAAcgtgtgtgaaaatatttgtcgCCTCTTGTGAAAAGCGGTGATAAATTGTAAGGTTCACTATCCTAGGCGAGCGCATTTACACGTGTGtgcataatttttgtttcgcaTTCTTGTTTTTATCTGCAGCTTGAGAGAAACGCATCAGCCGCTTCCTGCCGTGCGCGCGTTTAACTTATAATGCGATAAATTCTAGTCCCAAAATTAACGTAATGGGATGATATTTTCGGTCCACTTTTGTACACCCGGCTTTCCTTGTTCCAGTAATTGTCTGGATAAATTTATTCCCCACTCTCCCACGCAGTACACTTATAGATATTCATGTGTCTGTCCACGATTGCTGAAGCTGATATGGCGATAGTTTAACAACGATTCTGCATTTGCAGAAATTGCGTAGTTTGACCCTGGATAAATCGCGTGTACGTAAATTTTGCAAGTATGCACTAGAAGACTTTTAACTTCGACTTGTCATGGTGTTAGATCGGTTggatggatttaaaaaaattacaaactaTTTTAAAGGTATTTTTAATTAGGTAGCTGCAGGTGTCATATTGTGTGACCAAACAACCTTGATCATTATACCTTTAATGGGTGATACAACTGCTGTGTCGATAAAAAGATGCCCGCATTCTTGAAGCCCAAATCCATACGGAGCGcggtgtattttctttttttaattttcatcaagtAATTTTATGCCTGATTATATATTATGATGgtattaaaaaagaaactaagaaGAATTAAATTAGCCAGTCTGACAGATGACGTGTGACGGGTAAAATagttttttcttattctattcgTCACGTAGAAATTAAGCTGTAATTTTCCATCATCGCGTAGCCGTTCGGCTGCTGCGCCGTTGTGAATTTATAGAACCGATGGAACGGTAATCGATCAATTCCCGATGAATCAATCGTAAGTAAGCATCGTAAAGTGGCGGTGGTGAGAAGTATAAATCTTTGATTACTTCGACTATAAAcgttggcaaaaaaaaaaaaaacaaaaatgatcaATAAGAACAGAAAGATGTGCTGAATTACGTGATAAATCgtttgtcaaattttactgcaaaaagaaaatataacaaataattaaagagaaatgaaaaatgaaaacagaaacAGTAACGGCAGAAGCATATGTAATTATACAAAGATGGTACACCTAAATCTTATATTATTTCCACCCGTTGTTCACCTTCGGGGAAAATCATCGTGcgtttgtaatatttattcgtCAATTATAAACGTGAACGTTTGCGGAGATGACTGGCGATTGTCGCAGAGTAAGACGCGCGTTTTCCGGTTGGCAGACAAATCTAACATTAAACCTCCGCACCTCCTAATCGCAAGGGAGATAAAACGTTACAGCTGAATATAAGGCATGGGTTTCAGGTCTAACGGATTCACCGCGAGACTCGTGGTGTATATTTTCTCCGAACGACTGTAATCCTGAcgttggaataattttcaatttacactATGCACGATACGATACGAAGTACGAGGAAGGGAGGAGATTTTAACGAGCGATATTTCTTCAAGTACAAGGTTGTGATACGGACGAAAGCTCGTTGCGTGGGCAATTCGATGACTCTGATACGTGACTCACATGCACGCGAGCAGCCTAACCGCGAATGATTTGATCTCGTACTTTATCGCCAGGAAATTTCCAACATATCGTTTACAGTAATTCGAAAATCTCATTTGCACATTTGAATAACTCCGCAGCCGACGTCGGTCGATGATTACAAAATTGTAGTGTAATCATTCggtaatttttcttgaattacATTGGAATTTTGACAGTGAGGTTGAAAagcgaagaaaacaaaaccaaTTTTACTTATGAATCGTATTTTAAAGCGTCTGCTGCGCTGAAGCTCCGACGGCGACAACAAGaataacaaataaacaaagtaAAACGTCGTgtaataaatgataataatcaagTATAACTTTTTACCGTATGACGCATAGTTCTCCGCGTTTGGTCTTCGCCGCATTACGTAATTTGAAAGTTAAAAGATCAAGTGTTGACGCTTATTACGCTCTGTAAGAGCGACCTTATTTTTCGGACAATATTTTTCCCGTCGTCATACGTATTCTGGGTCAGCTGGTCGCACGCCGCAGCGACGCTGATAAAAGGtttaaaaaagtcaaaaattgTACACAGCATCGAGCTCGGCACACGCGGTTTTCCAACGAAAAGCATGAAAATTGAACGTAATTCGTATGTTCGTAAAATGTTGAATGATTCTATCGAATCTCGTGAAGTTTccaaatattaatttcaatattttccctCCTAGTATAggtaattatattattcaacaCATGGTGCGTTACAGGCGCTTGTGTAAATGGTTTAAATATAGCTTTCGCGACttgtaatttgtttttgaaCACTTGCGCGGTCACCTGATTGTCAGGCAGCCGAGCATATGTACGTAGCTTTCTGGTTTTACCAATCTAGTGACGTTTTTAACGCCTCTTCCTTATTTTTCAGACCGCGCTGCCAAGAGCAGATTACATTTCAATACTAAGAATAGAATATATCACTGGTAAAACAATCTTCTTGACAGCTAAGATACATACGTATGGATGCGTTAATATATAATAACTACAGATACATTGATTTATAATTTCGTATGACCTCCAACGATTGGATTATCGGTCAGACATTACAAGGTTTTGGACTATGAAAATGGGCTTTTCATCACCTCAGAATTTAGATCGCGATAttcgaaataaatgaatgaatgaatgaatgaatgaatgaacgaacgaatgaaacTGTGTAACGATAGCGCCGAATTACAATCGGTTGAatcatacatgtataattatacaaattcaCACTCAATATTCTGAGAAAAGATAACGATTTTTATGCGTAGAAAAGTGCAAGCCTTGATTGTTCGCACAGAGCTCGTCGTGATTCAGATTTTCTTTGACTCAATGTTCGTTTGTTCATTTTTAcacgtaggtatatatttataataatactcGCATAGCGAGCTATTGCAGAGCTGCGTCACCGTCAAGAGAACGTATATATCATACAAGTTTGGTAAGAATCAAATGTCAGATGTAGCGAACCTGCATCTTCGGTTTCCTTTCCTTTCTCCGCACGGCGAAGAAACCATTTGTGAACTTGAATTGCATTACCGCCATTTTTGTTGCTATACAGAAATCACAAAGTTGTGCACTCTCAAATTTCTATGACCATTAATTTTCGTGTATAACACATCGCGAATCATACATTCTGTGTTGCAATGAGAAAGTGGGAACGCAGATTTAAGAACTTTCTTCGACTATCCGTTCGAGATGATTTGGAAATTTTGCACCGTTATGTATTACGCATATTTGAGGCCGCACGTAATGGCTTGGGCAACATCCGAAAACTGGTTATGTAAAatggaggaagaagaagaataagaaaaagaagaagaaaaaaatggaagaagagTGACAAAAATTGGTAGAAAAAGCCCGTCTAGATGCTTTTGCGGTATCTGGGTGACGTATTCGAAATTAAAAGGCGGTCAATCGCTTCTCGAGACCGACACTTAATTTTTCGGCCCAATTTAAATCGAGTCGTGCATACCGTGTGTACTATAACTATTCGACTGGATAATTTATACCGTGGTAATTTATCTCCGGTACGTTTCAACGCCGTCTTAATTAACACAGTTTTCCGATCCGATAACACGCAATTCGCCAATTGGAATAGAggaagtttattttttttcatataattatgtaatttgTTTATCAGCTAAGGTTACACGAGTTAGTAGTCAgtgtgaaattgaaacgaataaaaaacaaaattcctTAAACTAGGTTTGTataacaaaaatgaaacgagGAAAATCACAGATTGAAAGGGGGAAAAAGtcaatgaaaaaatggaatgaaaaaataaatttgcacaGAGCTGTAAggtgtaaataaaatgtaatccAAGATCCAGCGATCGCTCCGATTCTCAAACGAATGGAGGAATTATTTGATCGACGAGGCTTTCAGGAGTTTAGATAGTAGACACATGGACGCGTTTATAGTTTAAAAATGGTACAATTGGATGATCCCGTGCGTACCTAGAGATGAAGATGATTAATGCCTGCAGCATCCCGAGGGAATTAAATTCTGTAACTGTGATAGTTTTGTTACGAGTCGAAGCGAAAGGTTGATCAGCAGTAAGTATAAGGTATACGATATAGGAACAGGTATGCATAACGAGTATCGTATCCTTGCGATCCTATAGTTCGACGATACAAGCGAAGGTTGAATTCCTTTCGCAATCTCTGACGATTCGCTCAAAAATCGCGGCTGTATCGTGCATAAATTGCAGTGcgacataggtatatatatataatatatatataaaaataaaaataaaggagtcggtgtaaaaaataaaaattaacggGGCCGGACGCAATCCGCGATTTATTGTAACACTGAATCGGCAAGTCTGCCGAAGAGAGAAGCCTTCTTGGATTTCGCACTGATGGTGAATTCGGTGAAACGACACGTGGACGCAGGCTAGACGCTTAGGCGTCGTTTTACGCGAATTCTCGCGTTGCACTCACACCGTAACAATTCGATGGTAAGTAGAATCGCGACGAGGTAACTGATACCAAAATTTGAGCATCCGTCGAAAACTGATCCCGCGGAGGACAAGTTTTTCACTAGTTATTTCACGATAGCTGTAACAAGTTTTTATCTCGaatcttatatttttttgcataacGAAGATTTCATCGAATTCAGGGTCGACTAATCTCGAAGTAAACAGATGCCATCTATGCCGATGTGTATAATTGGCGTACAAATTTTCTGCACTTtgaatcaatttaaatttttcacgcacCGTAGGTATTTgcactcgaaattttttttattacgattaTATTCTTCAACAGAGAAATTTAGAAACGAAATATTCCGGTTTAAACGACGGATTTTTCCTAAGTAGAACTAAATTATATGCTATAATTAACTCATGGTCAGTTTTTCTAACGTGGCTCTGCTAATTATATCGCGAACGTCGCTTATAAACAGACCCACGCAGTCACTGAGAAGAAACGTAAATAACCGTGTAAAAGTTATTTGCTCTCTGACGGAATAGCAACAAGAGTTtatagattaaaaaattcatttcagtCCGAGATTAACAACGGTGACGTACGTCGAATGCAAATCCAGCTAAGCTGAAAGTCTGGAAACTTGGACTAAACCGCACGAGTCGCGTCGCAGCGATCAAATAATTGACTTCGTACGTGTGTAcgaagaaatagaaaaaaaaaaaaaatcaaaaacagtGGAAAAACGTCGTCATCGTTACCGTctgttataaaaatagaaaaaacaattcagTTGCATCTCCGTCTCGCATGCAACGCgaataataattcaacaacTAATTCGTCCCATCGTTCATCCATTCATTCGCTTATCAAGAAACATTattcaatcaaataataaGCATTAAAATGCAAAATAATAACCGGATACTAAGAGACGCCGCCACTGTAAAGACCGTTGCTAAAAGGATCGAGGATGAGATCAGCTTACTTCAAGTGTACGGGTAGGCACACGTGTGTTGTGTAGGTACGAAGGTATTTGCATGCATTATACACGCAACTACTACAAGTCCCCGAAACCGAGGGCAATGGTAGAACAGCGAATGCTTACGCACGGCGTGCATATAAACGGCGGTGACGCGTTTCTGTACTTTCCGAAGAGTTCAGACGTGCACCGACGATAGACTCGCAATCAATCTCGTTACGTGCCTCACAAGTCG
Proteins encoded in this region:
- the LOC124296705 gene encoding chloride intracellular channel exc-4 encodes the protein MADDGHENGTANGDVPEIELIIKASTIDGRRKGACLFCQEYFMDLYLLAELKTISLKVTTVDMQKPPPDFRTNFQATPPPILIDNGDAILENEKIERHIMKNVPGGHNLFVQDKEVATLVENLFSKLKLMLLNAKDKDKDPKYSSLMSHLRKIDEHLGRKGTRFLTGDTMCCFDCELMPRLQHIRVAGKYFADFEIPETLVHLWRYMHHMYRLDAFLQSCPADQDIINHYKLQQSMKMKKHEELETPTFTTSIPIEVNDD